From Cuculus canorus isolate bCucCan1 chromosome 7, bCucCan1.pri, whole genome shotgun sequence, one genomic window encodes:
- the OAT gene encoding ornithine aminotransferase, mitochondrial, whose amino-acid sequence MFSKLTRSQSIAVFCRSVHSSLSSAASVATKKTVQGPPSSDYVFEREAKYGAHNYHPLPVALERGKGVYVWDVEGRKYFDFLSAYSAVNQGHCHPKIVNALKAQSEKLTLTSRAFYNDVLGEYEEYVTKMFNYNKVLPMNTGVEAGETACKLARKWAYTVKGIPKYKAKIIFAAGNFWGRTMSAISSSTDPSSYDGFGPFMPGFEVIPYNDLPALERALQDPNVAAFMVEPIQGEAGVVVPDKGYLTGVRELCTKHNVLFIADEIQTGLARTGKMLAVDHENVRPDVILLGKALSGGLYPVSAVLCDDEVMLTIKPGEHGSTYGGNPLACRVAMAALEVIEEEDLAKNAEIMGNILRNELMKTPSDIVTSVRGRGLLNAIVIRETKDYDAWKVCLRLRDNGLLAKPTHGDIIRLAPPLVIKEDEIRECIEIIHKTILSF is encoded by the exons ATGTTTTCCAAGCTGACCCGCTCCCAGAGCATTGCTGTTTTCTGTCGAAGTGTTCACTCTTCGCTGAGTTCTGCTGCCTCGGTTGCTACTAAAAAAACCGTTCAGGGGCCTCCATCCTCTGATTATGTGTTTGAGCGTGAGGCGAAGTATGGTGCCCACAACTACCACCCACTGCCTGTTGccctggaaagaggaaaag gTGTTTATGTGTGGGATGTCGAAGGCAGAAAGTACTTTGACTTTCTGAGCGCTTATAGTGCTGTGAATCAAGGCCACTGTCACCCAAAGATCGTGAACGCTCTGAAAGCTCAGTCTGAAAAACTGACCCTGACATCCAGAGCATTCTACAATGATGTACTTGGGGAGTATGAGGAGTATGTCACCAAAATGTTTAATTACAACAAAGTTCTTCCCATGAACACAG GAGTGGAAGCTGGAGAAACTGCCTGTAAATTGGCTCGGAAGTGGGCATACACTGTGAAAGGGATTCcgaaatacaaagcaaaaattatCTTTGCAG CTGGCAACTTCTGGGGCAGAACCATGTCTGCAATCTCTAGTTCTACTGACCCGTCCAGCTATGATGGATTTGGACCCTTTATGCCGGGTTTTGAAGTGATCCCATACAATGACCTACCAGCACTTGAG CGGGCCCTGCAGGATCCCAACGTAGCGGCTTTCATGGTTGAACCAATTCAAGGTGAAGCAGGCGTGGTTGTTCCTGACAAAGGTTATCTTACTGGAGTGCGGGAGCTGTGCACAAAACACAAC GTTCTGTTCATTGCTGACGAAATACAGACTGGTTTGGCCAGGACAGGGAAAATGCTAGCAGTTGACCATGAAAATGTGAGACCTGATGTAATCCTTCTTGGAAAAGCTCTTTCTGGTGGATTATATCCT GTCTCGGCAGTGCTGTGTGACGATGAAGTGATGCTGACCATTAAGCCTGGTGAACACGGATCTACGTATGGAGGAAATCCATTAGCTTGCCGTGTCGCAATGGCAGCGCTGGAG GTGATTGAAGAGGAAGACTTGgctaaaaatgcagaaatcatGGGTAACATCCTAAGAAATGAGCTCATGAAGACACCATCTGATATTGTAACCTCTGTGAGAGGAAGAGGGCTGCTAAACGCTATTGTCATTCGGGAAACCAAAG ACTACGATGCCTGGAAGGTGTGTTTGCGACTTCGGGATAATGGACTTCTTGCTAAGCCCACACATGGTGATATCATCCGGCTGGCACCGCCGCTGGTGATTAAGGAGGATGAAATCAGAGAGTGCATCGAAATAATTCATAAGACCATTCTGTCTTTCTGA